The genome window tatattattaatatcgTGTTCCTTATGATGTCTCACATGTTCTTTGTCCTTATTACTgatatctttattttctataataaaataaaaaatatataaatatataaatatatatatatatatatatacaatttatttaatatatgtacatattaaatatattttcccTTACCATTattcaaatttttttttatattttcattttcatttttcacttgttttatttcatttgttttattttcatttatcGTATTAGCAATATGTccttcatttttttcttcatttattaaCAGTTCTAATAATTCCtcaataaatatatcacTTTTCTTATTACCTATAAAACCAgttaaatttatttttagtTTTTTTGCATTCAGATATTTATCTTCTTCACCATCTGctcaaaaaaaaaaaataaataaataaataaataaataaataaacaaataaacaaacaaacaaataaacaaataaacaaataaacaattaattaaacaaataaacaaattagcattgtataaaatatatcttatatatatatatatatatatatatatataagacGGACTAACCTTTTTTGTCTTTACTTTGCTTCAACTGTGATATACAATACTCATATAATATGTCATCCTCAAAACCTAAAATTTCAATTAACCTTTTATTTATCCATTCTTCTATTAATGgaaaattaattttatttacatctattttcttattatatatttctgGCCATACTATTTTTTccattaattttttttccttatcACCAAAATAAGGTGTTTGTTCTGTGCTCGTGCCTTTATAAAAACCTCCTCCCctcataatatataaaaattttttatttttgaatttAACTTATTCtttgatataaatatatataaatatatatatatattatatgttcatttgtttatctattcatttattgttatatatatcttttattttattttcttataatttCATTAAAAAACTATACAAACACTCTTATTATGATTCATTTGAATACAAAAAAACAAAAGctctttttcatttaatatttttctcttttctttttttttcttcctacatatataataatatatataatatgtaattCCCTTAAGAAACAGTATAAAACTTTCTTCTATTTTTATCGCTCAAATgtatgaatatatatatatatatatatatatatttatatatatttatttatatgtttttttctataaaatattattacatatgtatattttttattttattattactatttttttttttttttttcccttAAATATACAAAGACATTATATGATGTAAATAAGATATCCCCTATTctgatttatataaaaaaaaaaaaaaattatatattttaatagattattatatatatataatatatataaaatttattttatatgtacataatatttttttaatgaaaaaaatatataagaatgAAAAAGTTAATATctacattattattaatattatattaatacatatataaaatatatctataatatatatatatatacatatatatatataatatatataatatatttcatatttaaggaaatgaaataatttatttcGCAATAATCTCTTTCCATAATAAGAACACTAACAATGTTGTACCTGtaatgatttattttatttatttaaaaaggacattatataagattttatttatattatctttttttttcaatgttcctaaatttataaaataatataagatATAGTTTATAATTCCCCTGCTATTCATTAGAGGTAATAAAAGTTTAAACATgacaaaaaataaattatataaaataaaacatatatatgtatgtatatatatatatatatatatatatatatatatatatatagtgAAAGGTgttttatttctttatatcCATAAATGCTAATGCAGTGTACATATTTTCcaatattttattattttattattcatttttaaacATCCTGTGCTTctcttattattatttcgACAGGCAAAAGAAGAAAAGTATGGTGGCATGTcacatttatttattattttatattttttgttttaaagtgaacatataaaaagaGTCACCAcgatatatttttacacaaattattatttcacatcataaaaaataaaatgtttttcTGTATGTATAGCAAAATATGAAGTACCATGTTGGCatattcattttcttttcaaGTATGCTAAGggataaaaaaaaaaaaaaaaaaaagaacactccataaatatataaacatataaaaatataaatatataaacatataaatatatatatatatatatatatttatatatatggtCTTAAAATAAGGAGGGGATGTAGCTAGCTAATTAAGGTGagtttaatttttttttttttttttttcataaaattatgACAATTCTCCTGACCTTGTTCATAATTTATGTTTGCTTAATTGGTCATTTAAcaaaagtatatataaaagaaaatatatcaaaCCGGAAAAAAATTCCACTTAACTTTATTGGGAGAAAGCATAATAACACCAAGAAAAACAGAAAActttcatttaatataaataaaaatattaatcaTTTTAAAAGAAGTGTTAAGAGGGAacctttttttattcataaaaatgtaaGAAGGTATGTGTTAAAAAGAGGctgttttatttttaacaCTTGGAATAGTAGTAAAGtaataaaagatatttataaatttattgATTCATGTACTTTCTTTTTAAGAAAATTTAAATCGCATCCATCCATAATAAATgtagaaaataaaaaatatgagaaattaaaagaaaGGAATAAAGAAAACAATGATTTATGTCCTAACATATTCATAAGATACCCATCAAATAATACCCATAGaaatatatctaataaattagaacattttatatgtaaGCACAAGGATATTCCTAAggaacaaaatatattaacatacgatttttttaaaagagATGAAGAACTTTTAAATGATCAAAATAGAAatgattttataaaaaagtatTATAATCCAAGTTATCATTTTGATGAACATCCATTTgaaaacatatataatataaaggaCATGgaacatatttataacaaatctataataaattatatatatgatttaaaaagaaaagaagaaataGAATACATACgaaattttaataaatcaaatTATTCAAATTCCTATCTTCTAATTTATCCTCCTCCTAATTTGTCAGGAAATTTACATGCAGgtcatttttttaattttatccatcaacatatatttttcctctataataaatatataataggAAAATATGCCATTCCTTTTTTAggtaataaaaaaaaatatatatatatatataaataaagtATTAAGTGCATtatattgtaatatatatatatatatatatatatttatttatttatattatcgTTGTGTAAAATATCTTGTgtcatataaaatttttttattatttctcTTAGGATTTGACCATGGAGGTCTGAGCGCACACGAAATGTTTGCCAAACACATGAGAGGGGAAGAATTGGATagagaaaaatatataagtgaaataaaaaagtggcaagaaaatttaaaagaaaatatgttaaaagatttacaaaatatgaatatCACGTTTAATGATAAAATGTTATTTAACACTATGGATAAAAATATGGTtgatttaataaataaagctttttatattctttataaaaataatatgattataaaTAGACTTTATCCTGTATATTATTGTAAAGAATTAAAAACAGTCATCCCTAAAATGGATATACAATTTAAAAATGCAGAGAATAaagatatttataatttgaAATGTTATTtagtaaaaaataaaaataaaatagacaatatatatgatgataaaaaatatgttcCTACAAAAAACGAAAATGATaatcatatgaataatCATGATATTACATATTGTTGTAACaaacacaaaaaaaaaaatgtaacAAACAAAATTGATACATgtgaaaaaataaatccTTCTGAAGAAAATAACATGTCCTCGAATTGTAAATGTACTGATTTTACATTTacaaataatgatgatatatatgaagaaaaaaaaaaagaaattaaaaatatgattcAAGAATATGATTGCgatgaaataaaattttttgaaaaaaaaaaattccCATTTTACTATTTGAACGaagaagaattaaaaaataagacATTAATTAATGAATCgaaatatatacatataaatatggaTAATATAGAAGACATAAATAATCTTGTAGCTatcttatattattcatcaaataaaaaaagatatgAAAATATGTATGCTTTGTTACCATATTcgaatataataatacctttaatatttcataagaaaaaaaattttccAACATTGATAAGTGGGAATAAAAAGGgtgaaaataaaaaagatagTAAAAAAGAGgatgatattaaaaaagagGATGATAGTAAAGAACaagataataatgatgatgatatattCCTGCCTATCTATTCCGTAGAAAAACAACATGACTATTCctttaatataaataaagaaaaaggGACACGtcaattattttttaacGTTGCTCATGACAAAAAAGAGCATGTGacttataatataaataatgatgaaaaggaaaaagaaaagcatctgataaatataataaattgtcgtaaaaaagataataaagaCTTAATATTTgcatattataaaaattataaatgCAACTTAATTTTATCAGAACatttatgtattaaatatgaggaattatgtaatatatattataacagtattgataataaaaattttaatatattaccTTCTAATAggaaaaattattttttagaaAATTATGAAAGCCATCCAAAGGATTGGATATTAAATCGTCAAATATGGTATGGGCATTCGATACctttatttaaatatgaaaattttataacaaaaaaagaaggATATGAAGATACAGAAGAaaaaacaacaaaaaataataataataacaacatTGCTGTAGATGACCATTTTAACTGCTTTGTTTATGGAAGAAATGTTGATGAAGCATatgaaaatttaataaaatcaaatttatttaaaaaagaaagtattaaaaaagaatatttaaaaaatgatgatatttTAGATAGTTGGTTTTCTTCatgtttatatttcttaCATTGTTtaaattcaaataatattgatatatatgatttattaaaaaaaaaaaaaagtttgGTAGATTTTACCTGCACAGGTCAGGATATTTTATATCCTTGGATATTAAGGagttttattttattaaattactttataaaaaatgattatttGAATGAATTATTTCCAACGAAGAATAATTATGAGAATGTGCATATTGTGAAAGGAATaaagaaagaaaattatgaaGAATATTTGTCCAGTAGTATATTATCtaagaatataaaattccatggtatattaaaagataaCGTTGGAAAGAAAATAAGTAAGAGTGATAAAAATAGTACttattataagaaatatttagaagatataaatatggaTACATTGCGTTTATCGTTTGCATTTCTACAAAAGAATGTAGAGGATATAGTATGGTCaaagaataatatttataaaagtgagaagtttataaaaaaattatggAACGTGGGTCAATTTATAAAACAGAATTGTGATTATGAGTCCTACATAAGGATGAGTAATGTAATTATTTCtgacaataataatatagatattaacaatattgatgttaataatattgataataacaatattgatattaacaatattgatattaacaatattgatgatgataataagATTCTTCagtttttaaaaacaaagACACAAAATATTTCTAATGTTGGTATTTTTGAAGCATATTATTACACAATACATTTAAATTTACGATATATGAAATCATATAACCTGAACAAAAGTATTAATCTAATTAATgattttattatgaattatttttctaagttttttttgaattattattcttcTGGTAAAAATCACAtttctaattttttaatttattatatttttaaaggATTGATAAAATTCTTATATCCATTTATTCCACATATATgtgaaatattatatatacagattttttttaaagaaaaggaaaaaaaacaaataataaacacCTCTTCTCCTCCTATGCTTTTATATGacaattataaattttttacTAGCCAAAAATTTTCATTAGAACCAAAAATTCAAAGTGTTGTATCAGATCATTTTTTGACCTTTATcgaaatatataattttttaaggaaatataaaagagAGAATAAAGAACACATTTGTAATAACAATACattgaatatttatattaaacaaaaaaaagcTGCTGACATTCCTTTagtatattttaaaaatgaagagCACATGTTGAAAAGAGCTTTccatatgaatattatttttaattcatGTGAAGATAATCAATTAGTacattcttttttaaatgaaaagCAACACATGAAAGGATTAAACACAAGAAAGGTGATATATGATTGTGATAGGTTTGTTGTAGAATCTCAAGTGTAATAAGAACACTTGTGTGgttataaataaatatatatatataaatatatatatatatatatatatataaataattatgtatttatatttttttttttttttttttttttgtgtaacacatataaatgtatataacatttgtatatttatttttatttttaattttttaattaaaatttttttttttttttttttgtgcGTTTGGTTGTTAGACCTTTTTAATATGCTTCGAAATGATTGCAAAAAATATTGGctcatttatatatttcattttatacctcttgaataaataaacatataaatgaaaaaaaaaaataaaaataataacatataaaatattatcccacataataaataaatatatatatatatatggtttttatttattttattttttttaaaaggttgctttaattttaattttaattaaatgGGTTTGCTTTTTTAgttctttaaaaaaataggaaaacatatatttatctcttaaaaaaaaggggagataaaataaagtaacataaaaaaaaaaaaatatattaaatcattatatagtatatatatatatattatatatatatataatgaagtaaacaaattatacatgtgtatatatacatatgaCGATTTGTTTCatattctttaattttttttttt of Plasmodium gaboni strain SY75 chromosome Unknown, whole genome shotgun sequence contains these proteins:
- a CDS encoding putative pre-mRNA splicing factor translates to MRGGGFYKGTSTEQTPYFGDKEKKLMEKIVWPEIYNKKIDVNKINFPLIEEWINKRLIEILGFEDDILYEYCISQLKQSKDKKADGEEDKYLNAKKLKINLTGFIGNKKSDIFIEELLELLINEEKNEGHIANTINENKTNEIKQVKNENENIKKNLNNENKDISNKDKEHVRHHKEHDINNI
- a CDS encoding putative valine--tRNA ligase — protein: MTILLTLFIIYVCLIGHLTKVYIKENISNRKKIPLNFIGRKHNNTKKNRKLSFNINKNINHFKRSVKREPFFIHKNVRRYVLKRGCFIFNTWNSSKVIKDIYKFIDSCTFFLRKFKSHPSIINVENKKYEKLKERNKENNDLCPNIFIRYPSNNTHRNISNKLEHFICKHKDIPKEQNILTYDFFKRDEELLNDQNRNDFIKKYYNPSYHFDEHPFENIYNIKDMEHIYNKSIINYIYDLKRKEEIEYIRNFNKSNYSNSYLLIYPPPNLSGNLHAGHFFNFIHQHIFFLYNKYIIGKYAIPFLGFDHGGLSAHEMFAKHMRGEELDREKYISEIKKWQENLKENMLKDLQNMNITFNDKMLFNTMDKNMVDLINKAFYILYKNNMIINRLYPVYYCKELKTVIPKMDIQFKNAENKDIYNLKCYLVKNKNKIDNIYDDKKYVPTKNENDNHMNNHDITYCCNKHKKKNVTNKIDTCEKINPSEENNMSSNCKCTDFTFTNNDDIYEEKKKEIKNMIQEYDCDEIKFFEKKKFPFYYLNEEELKNKTLINESKYIHINMDNIEDINNLVAILYYSSNKKRYENMYALLPYSNIIIPLIFHKKKNFPTLISGNKKGENKKDSKKEDDIKKEDDSKEQDNNDDDIFLPIYSVEKQHDYSFNINKEKGTRQLFFNVAHDKKEHVTYNINNDEKEKEKHLINIINCRKKDNKDLIFAYYKNYKCNLILSEHLCIKYEELCNIYYNSIDNKNFNILPSNRKNYFLENYESHPKDWILNRQIWYGHSIPLFKYENFITKKEGYEDTEEKTTKNNNNNNIAVDDHFNCFVYGRNVDEAYENLIKSNLFKKESIKKEYLKNDDILDSWFSSCLYFLHCLNSNNIDIYDLLKKKKSLVDFTCTGQDILYPWILRSFILLNYFIKNDYLNELFPTKNNYENVHIVKGIKKENYEEYLSSSILSKNIKFHGILKDNVGKKISKSDKNSTYYKKYLEDINMDTLRLSFAFLQKNVEDIVWSKNNIYKSEKFIKKLWNVGQFIKQNCDYESYIRMSNVIISDNNNIDINNIDVNNIDNNNIDINNIDINNIDDDNKILQFLKTKTQNISNVGIFEAYYYTIHLNLRYMKSYNLNKSINLINDFIMNYFSKFFLNYYSSGKNHISNFLIYYIFKGLIKFLYPFIPHICEILYIQIFFKEKEKKQIINTSSPPMLLYDNYKFFTSQKFSLEPKIQSVVSDHFLTFIEIYNFLRKYKRENKEHICNNNTLNIYIKQKKAADIPLVYFKNEEHMLKRAFHMNIIFNSCEDNQLVHSFLNEKQHMKGLNTRKVIYDCDRFVVESQV